From a single Rutidosis leptorrhynchoides isolate AG116_Rl617_1_P2 chromosome 5, CSIRO_AGI_Rlap_v1, whole genome shotgun sequence genomic region:
- the LOC139847603 gene encoding shikimate kinase, chloroplastic-like: protein MEAKVAQSLNLTPWLNSDYTVPTMKNSMRLNSRFEKNKWVHVPIKCNYSLTIKPAMGRRSVGLKLSCTSQNSKASVLESGTVTSEEDLILKKKSEEIEPCLSGRCIYLVGMMGSGKTTIGQILSQVLNYSFFDSDKLIEKATRGTAVADIFKLHGEKIFRDNETEVLHKLSSMRRLVISTGGGAVIRPVNWKYMHKGISVFIDVPLDALAQRITAIGTASRPLLHHGSCDDAYTQTINKLSKLWEERSEAYTNAHVKVSLEGIASKLGHEDVCCVNPTQIAIETLIQIEDYLKK, encoded by the exons ATGGAGGCCAAAGTAGCCCAGAGTTTAAACTTGACACCATGGTTGAATTCTGATTATACGGTTCCAACAATGAAAAACTCCATGAGGTTAAACTCAAGGTTCGAGAAAAACAAATGGGTTCATGTGCCGATTAAATGCAATTATTCTTTAACTATAAAACCAGCGATGGGGCGTAGATCAGTGGGTTTAAAGCTTTCATGTACTTCTCAGAATTCAAAAG CTTCAGTACTCGAATCTGGAACTGTTACTTCCGAGGAAGATTTGATACTAAAG AAAAAGTCTGAGGAGATCGAGCCGTGTTTGAGTGGAAGATGTATTTATCTTGTCG GAATGATGGGATCCGGGAAAACAACAATTGGCCAGATCTTGTCTCAAGTTCTTAATTATTCTTTTTTCGACAG TGACAAATTAATAGAGAAAGCTACTAGAGGAACTGCAGTTGCCGACATCTTTAAATTACACGGCGAGAAGATTTTCAGAGATAACGAG ACTGAGGTCTTGCATAAGTTATCATCGATGCGTCGACTTGTTATTTCTACAGGTGGGGGTGCTGTTATTCGACCTGTCAATTG GAAATACATGCACAAGGGTATAAGCGTCTTTATAGATGTACCTTTGGATGCATTAGCACAAAGAATAACTGCAATTGGTACTGCTTCTCGCCCGCTTTTACATCATGGATCTTGTGATGACGCCTACACACAA ACTATTAACAAACTATCTAAGCTTTGGGAAGAAAGAAGTGAAGCTTACACCAACGCCCATGTGAAGGTCTCGTTGGAAG GTATTGCGTCCAAGTTGGGACACGAAGATGTATGCTGCGTTAATCCAACACAAATTGCAATTGAG ACACTCATACAAATCGAGGACTACCTGAAGAAATAA